One region of Eretmochelys imbricata isolate rEreImb1 chromosome 2, rEreImb1.hap1, whole genome shotgun sequence genomic DNA includes:
- the LOC144260455 gene encoding uncharacterized protein LOC144260455 has translation MESQNRKRAPAWTEREVRDLIAVWGEESVLSELRSSFRNAKTFVKISQGMKDRGHNRDPKQCHVKLKELRQAYQKTREANGRSGSEPQTCRFYDELHAILGGSATTTPAVLFDSFNGDGGNTEAGFGDEEDDDDEVVDSSRQASRETSFPDSQELFLTLDLEPVPPEPTQGCLLDPGGGEGTSAACVSMITGSSPSQRLVKLRKEKKRTHNEMFSDLMLFSHTDRAQTNAWRQIMSECRKAQNDREERWRAEESKWRAEESK, from the exons atggagtcccagaatcgcaaaagagcgccagcatggaccgaacgggaggtacgggatctgatcgctgtttggggagaggaatccgtgctatcagaactccgttccagttttcgaaatgccaaaacctttgtcaaaatctcccagggcatgaaggacagaggccataacagggacccgaagcagtgccacgtgaaactgaaggagctgaggcaagcctaccagaaaaccagagaggcgaacggccgctccgggtcagagccccaaacatgccgcttctatgatgagctgcatgccattttagggggttcagccaccactaccccagccgtgttgtttgactccttcaatggagatggaggcaatacggaagcaggttttggggacgaagaagatgatgatgatgaggttgtagatagctcacggcaagcaagcagagaaaccagttttcctgacagccaagaactgtttctcaccctggacctggagccagtaccccccgaacccacccaaggctgcctcctggacccaggaggcggagaagggacttctg ctgcatgtgtttcaatgatcacaggatcttctccttcccagaggctagtgaagcttagaaaggaaaaaaaacgcactcacaatgaaatgttctccgatctcatgctgttctcccacactgacagagcacagacgaatgcgtggaggcaaataatgtcagagtgcaggaaagcacaaaatgaccgggaggagaggtggcgggctgaagagagtaagtggcgggctgaagagagtaagtag